One genomic segment of Desulfocapsa sulfexigens DSM 10523 includes these proteins:
- a CDS encoding M15 family metallopeptidase domain-containing protein, producing the protein MDILSFLSHTSSEPFNRRTFLSLSCLATVSSLFLDSKHCFGQSEDEQRAAIYKKMLSGLRKIKDPDTNYPGDVWATPEQMVLIYSCYNKLSKVQNLVGYSNFNFIDLPTVAYAARQQRNTGRHLGGKPERTLPFTKLEEQFMDQIFAIDAKAYGFYGERVIYDKNYRINPKNLILTDGNFLRKGEAQEKYFRIKKQVSDNLSSGNNSISQSDMQVTSGIRNIPKQMRLFFRKAVRLTQVPRQSEVKILDLKSGTPQLAHVYDLKKDWNRIEADVAMLKNQSLPEILKRNERKEFVLDKGFHLINLSAASRSLAPPGYSWHAQHDFDIGLKNGKLKPYNFRKEFITTPLFVTLFSQGFIHLRDLRYRQENELGVRFEPWHIRVGDPGNLTSDIQTDPSQMWIPNRESQIT; encoded by the coding sequence ATGGATATTCTATCATTTCTCTCTCACACATCTTCAGAACCTTTCAATAGAAGAACCTTTCTTTCACTTTCCTGCCTGGCAACGGTCAGTTCTCTTTTCCTGGATTCCAAACATTGTTTTGGTCAATCAGAAGATGAGCAACGGGCTGCCATTTATAAAAAAATGTTGTCCGGGTTGAGAAAAATTAAAGATCCGGACACAAACTATCCTGGTGATGTCTGGGCAACTCCGGAGCAGATGGTTCTTATTTATTCTTGTTACAACAAATTAAGCAAAGTACAGAATCTAGTTGGGTACTCCAATTTCAATTTTATTGATTTGCCCACAGTCGCCTATGCAGCACGACAACAGCGAAATACAGGAAGACATTTAGGAGGAAAACCAGAAAGAACCCTGCCATTCACAAAACTTGAAGAACAGTTCATGGATCAGATATTTGCGATCGATGCTAAAGCGTATGGTTTTTATGGTGAACGAGTTATTTACGACAAGAATTACCGGATAAACCCGAAAAACCTGATCTTAACAGACGGTAATTTTCTTCGAAAAGGAGAGGCCCAGGAAAAATATTTCAGGATCAAAAAACAGGTCAGTGACAACTTGAGTAGTGGTAACAATTCAATCTCCCAATCAGACATGCAGGTAACTTCCGGGATCCGTAATATACCAAAACAGATGCGTCTCTTTTTCAGGAAGGCAGTCCGGTTGACTCAGGTCCCACGACAAAGTGAAGTAAAGATCCTTGATCTTAAAAGTGGTACACCCCAGCTTGCCCATGTCTATGATTTAAAAAAAGACTGGAATAGAATTGAAGCTGATGTTGCCATGCTCAAGAATCAATCTCTCCCAGAAATCCTAAAGAGAAATGAACGAAAAGAATTTGTCCTCGACAAGGGCTTCCATCTTATAAATCTCTCGGCCGCATCCAGGTCACTCGCCCCTCCAGGTTATTCATGGCACGCTCAACATGATTTTGATATTGGCTTAAAAAATGGCAAACTCAAACCCTACAATTTTCGCAAAGAGTTTATAACAACACCCCTTTTTGTTACCCTTTTTTCCCAAGGCTTTATCCATCTTCGAGATCTTCGCTATCGACAGGAAAACGAACTTGGAGTTCGTTTCGAACCCTGGCATATTCGTGTAGGTGATCCTGGCAATCTTACTAGCGATATTCAAACCGATCCCAGTCAAATGTGGATTCCTAACCGAGAGTCTCAAATTACCTGA
- the lon gene encoding endopeptidase La codes for METSLYPLMSLRDIVIFPHMVAPLVVGRSKSIHALEDAMEKRTEILLVAQEDSKVDDPEEGEIYRVGTLAVVMQLLRLPDGTIKALIEGKRRAEIVSFLPHEEFMQAEVRLREDTDADGQEAEVFGRRLRTVFENFAEINRKIPREVLKSVQKIETNSKLVDVVSAHLPLKSNEKQAILEIDSVPKRIEKVLECINREIELAELEKDINARVKKRMGKTQRNYFLGEKVKVIQNEIGQNEDGVDEIGELEQSLEKKNLPKIVRDKAVKELKKLRNMPPMSAETTVVRNYIDCILTLPWSKKTRARLDINKAEKILDEDHYGLEKPKERILEYLAVQAQVKKLQGPIICLVGPPGVGKTSITKSIARAMGRKFTRISLGGVRDEAEIRGHRRTYVGAMPGKIIQMMQKVGVANPVFCLDEVDKMSTDFRGDPSSALLEVLDPEQNNAFNDHYLDLDYDLSEIFFITTANNLEGIPLPLQDRMEIIRLNGYTEEEKQKIAEGYLIPKQLKLNGFKPDDITLTSGGILEIIRRYTREAGVRNFERTIASVFRKIARERLKSKTKSKKYKVSVNGINKYLGTPKFRFGLAEERNEVGLVTGLAWTSVGGELLQIEATLMPGTGKMMVTGKLGEVMQESAQAALSYVRSRAMRLGLAPDFYQKLDIHIHVPEGAVPKDGPSAGVTMATALVSAILKIPVDHEVAMTGEITLRGRVLPIGGLTEKLLAAKRGNVKTVLIPKENERNLADVPATIRKSLEVHCLDNVDQVLEKSLVLKDGETLFKDVPHSSVYSDFTLSSHNSPH; via the coding sequence ATGGAAACCAGTCTATATCCCCTTATGTCGCTTCGTGACATTGTTATCTTCCCGCACATGGTAGCTCCTTTGGTTGTTGGGAGAAGTAAATCTATCCATGCGCTCGAAGACGCCATGGAAAAAAGAACCGAAATTCTCCTTGTTGCTCAGGAAGATTCAAAGGTTGACGATCCTGAAGAGGGTGAAATATACAGGGTTGGTACTCTTGCAGTTGTTATGCAGCTTCTTCGACTGCCCGATGGGACCATTAAGGCTTTAATTGAAGGAAAAAGAAGGGCAGAAATCGTCTCTTTTCTTCCCCATGAAGAATTCATGCAGGCCGAGGTGCGTTTGCGTGAAGATACTGATGCAGATGGTCAGGAAGCCGAAGTCTTTGGCCGCAGACTTCGCACGGTCTTCGAGAATTTTGCTGAAATTAACCGTAAAATACCACGAGAGGTATTGAAGTCAGTCCAGAAAATCGAAACAAACAGTAAGCTGGTTGATGTTGTCAGCGCTCATTTACCACTGAAGTCAAATGAGAAGCAGGCTATTCTTGAGATTGATTCCGTCCCGAAAAGAATAGAAAAGGTTCTTGAGTGTATTAATCGTGAAATTGAACTTGCCGAACTTGAAAAGGATATAAACGCCAGGGTAAAAAAACGTATGGGGAAAACCCAGCGTAACTATTTTCTTGGTGAAAAGGTAAAGGTTATCCAAAACGAAATCGGTCAGAACGAGGATGGTGTAGATGAAATAGGTGAGCTGGAACAGTCACTGGAAAAGAAAAATCTTCCCAAAATCGTTCGGGATAAGGCGGTAAAAGAGTTAAAAAAACTTCGTAATATGCCACCAATGTCGGCTGAAACTACTGTCGTAAGAAATTATATCGATTGTATACTGACCCTTCCATGGAGCAAAAAAACACGCGCTAGACTCGATATTAATAAGGCCGAAAAAATCCTCGATGAAGATCATTATGGACTTGAGAAGCCAAAGGAAAGAATCCTTGAGTATCTTGCCGTTCAAGCCCAGGTTAAAAAACTTCAGGGGCCTATAATTTGTCTTGTGGGTCCCCCTGGTGTCGGAAAGACTTCCATCACCAAATCCATTGCCCGCGCTATGGGACGGAAATTTACCCGTATTTCACTGGGAGGTGTCCGTGATGAAGCAGAGATTAGAGGGCACCGAAGGACTTATGTTGGTGCAATGCCTGGTAAAATTATTCAAATGATGCAGAAAGTTGGTGTTGCAAATCCCGTTTTTTGTCTTGATGAAGTTGATAAAATGAGTACTGATTTTCGTGGTGATCCTTCTTCTGCTCTTCTTGAAGTCCTTGATCCAGAACAGAACAATGCTTTCAATGATCACTATCTTGATCTTGATTATGATTTATCTGAAATCTTTTTTATTACCACTGCCAATAACCTTGAAGGGATCCCTTTACCCCTTCAGGACAGGATGGAAATTATCCGCTTAAATGGATACACAGAAGAAGAAAAACAAAAAATTGCAGAGGGCTACCTGATCCCAAAACAGTTGAAATTAAATGGGTTTAAACCCGATGATATCACTTTGACGAGCGGGGGAATTCTTGAAATTATCAGGCGTTATACCCGAGAGGCAGGGGTAAGGAATTTCGAACGTACCATCGCCTCTGTGTTTAGGAAAATTGCCAGAGAGCGCCTTAAGTCAAAAACGAAATCTAAGAAGTACAAGGTTTCGGTAAATGGCATAAATAAATATCTTGGCACGCCCAAGTTTCGCTTTGGTCTTGCTGAAGAACGAAATGAGGTTGGCCTGGTAACAGGGCTTGCCTGGACTTCAGTTGGTGGAGAATTACTGCAGATTGAGGCAACCCTTATGCCTGGTACCGGGAAAATGATGGTAACCGGTAAGCTGGGGGAAGTTATGCAGGAATCTGCTCAGGCAGCACTGAGCTATGTGCGTTCACGAGCAATGCGATTAGGGCTTGCACCTGATTTCTATCAGAAACTTGACATCCATATTCATGTACCAGAGGGTGCTGTGCCAAAGGATGGACCATCGGCTGGTGTAACCATGGCAACAGCATTGGTTTCTGCCATCTTAAAGATTCCCGTCGACCATGAAGTGGCGATGACTGGTGAGATAACACTGCGTGGCAGAGTTCTTCCAATCGGTGGCCTTACTGAAAAGTTACTGGCCGCCAAACGAGGGAATGTGAAAACCGTCTTGATTCCAAAAGAAAATGAACGCAATCTTGCAGATGTTCCAGCAACCATTCGCAAAAGTTTAGAGGTTCATTGTCTGGACAATGTTGACCAAGTGTTGGAAAAATCGCTTGTATTAAAAGATGGTGAAACTCTGTTTAAGGATGTGCCGCATTCCTCTGTATATAGTGACTTTACACTGTCTTCACATAATAGTCCTCATTGA
- the tig gene encoding trigger factor, with amino-acid sequence MDVVVEDVSALTKKITITLPKDGVQKKLEKAYGKLQRETKMKGFRRGKVPRTVIVKHYQGQVQAEVGEKLVQDSYFDAIEKEKIDPVVHPEITDPVFNEDGTFTFVASIDIRPDFELGEYKGIEVEKVSNVVSDAAVEIELEELRRDMAPLKSVEDRAIENGDVIVVDFEGFNNGKAMKEVKNENYSVDVGAGKLSPEFEEKLLGMKKGEEASHEVEFPAEYVNPVLAGKKVEFRVKVKDVKERVLPELDDNFAKDVDEKFTSLAELQSDIRAKLQAEKDKRAEGDTTDRVMLKLLEGHVFEVPERLVRFEVEEMIKNTEKTLEQQGMNLESAGINREELAAQSKETAEKRVRGDFILKKIAETEDIKVKDEDLNRAFQRIGDQYNMAVAQVKEFFQSRDDLLPFMNEILNEKILTFLRENANFVDAAPAAKEVAVEEVKTESAD; translated from the coding sequence ATGGATGTAGTTGTAGAAGATGTCAGTGCGCTTACAAAGAAAATCACCATTACTCTCCCAAAAGACGGGGTGCAGAAAAAACTTGAAAAAGCCTATGGTAAATTGCAGCGCGAAACGAAAATGAAAGGGTTTCGTCGCGGCAAGGTTCCCCGTACTGTTATAGTTAAACACTATCAGGGGCAGGTACAGGCAGAAGTTGGAGAGAAGCTTGTTCAGGATAGTTATTTTGATGCTATTGAAAAAGAGAAAATTGATCCTGTTGTACATCCCGAAATTACCGATCCTGTTTTTAATGAGGATGGAACATTCACATTTGTTGCAAGTATAGATATCAGGCCGGACTTCGAGCTTGGCGAATATAAGGGAATAGAGGTAGAAAAAGTCTCCAATGTGGTAAGTGATGCTGCAGTTGAGATTGAACTCGAAGAGCTTCGCCGTGATATGGCGCCACTTAAGAGCGTTGAAGACCGTGCCATCGAGAATGGTGATGTTATCGTTGTTGATTTCGAAGGATTCAACAACGGTAAGGCTATGAAAGAGGTCAAAAACGAAAATTATTCAGTTGATGTCGGAGCAGGAAAGTTAAGTCCCGAATTTGAAGAGAAACTTCTCGGCATGAAAAAGGGCGAAGAAGCCAGTCACGAAGTTGAATTTCCTGCTGAATATGTAAATCCTGTGCTGGCTGGGAAAAAGGTTGAGTTTCGGGTCAAGGTTAAAGATGTCAAAGAGCGTGTGCTCCCTGAGTTGGATGATAATTTTGCCAAGGATGTAGATGAAAAGTTCACAAGTCTTGCTGAACTGCAGAGTGATATCCGTGCTAAACTCCAGGCTGAAAAAGACAAGCGTGCAGAGGGTGATACTACTGATAGGGTAATGCTGAAGTTACTCGAAGGCCATGTCTTTGAAGTTCCTGAGCGACTCGTTCGTTTTGAAGTTGAAGAAATGATAAAAAATACCGAAAAGACTCTTGAACAACAGGGTATGAATCTTGAGTCTGCGGGGATTAATCGTGAGGAGCTTGCTGCACAAAGCAAAGAAACGGCTGAGAAGCGTGTGCGCGGCGATTTTATCCTGAAGAAGATCGCAGAAACTGAAGACATCAAAGTAAAAGATGAGGATTTGAACAGGGCTTTTCAACGTATCGGCGATCAATACAATATGGCGGTTGCTCAGGTTAAGGAGTTTTTTCAGAGTCGCGACGATTTGCTCCCTTTCATGAATGAAATTCTCAATGAGAAGATTCTTACTTTTTTGCGTGAGAATGCAAATTTTGTTGATGCGGCACCTGCAGCTAAGGAAGTAGCTGTGGAAGAGGTCAAAACAGAAAGTGCCGACTGA
- a CDS encoding thioredoxin domain-containing protein produces MNYKQCIAACTMLMISLSTSPVFATTETGRTSKVLLEVENTWKLPSKPLDIVYSLDGRKVFILTNQNQVLVYAVAGELLGIINVKKGVSAIDIAPRGEKLYLVNEKDNSFTDLSVDFVVKVNTTGSPYLGKENAPVTIALFTDFECPYCGQIAPLLEQVLEHNPDTVKIVLKNMPLRMHKFAKPAAYAALAAGEQGKFWEFHDELFDNAPKLDPATILQIAKKLELDIDKFKKDMASEAIEQKVNEDLVDAQELGVTGTPTIFVNGVKFKRKEEPAVIQQLQKLIDEELAQKAD; encoded by the coding sequence ATGAATTATAAACAGTGTATTGCAGCCTGTACCATGTTGATGATTTCCCTTTCCACCTCTCCGGTGTTTGCTACTACTGAAACCGGGCGAACCTCAAAGGTTCTGCTAGAGGTCGAAAACACATGGAAACTCCCGAGTAAACCACTTGACATTGTGTACTCACTCGATGGTCGGAAAGTTTTTATACTTACCAACCAGAACCAGGTTTTAGTCTATGCCGTAGCAGGTGAACTTCTTGGAATAATCAATGTTAAAAAAGGTGTTTCTGCCATCGACATAGCACCACGTGGCGAAAAGCTTTACCTTGTTAACGAAAAAGACAACAGCTTTACCGATCTTTCAGTTGATTTTGTGGTAAAAGTTAATACCACTGGATCCCCCTACCTTGGAAAAGAAAACGCACCGGTAACAATTGCTCTTTTTACTGATTTCGAGTGCCCCTATTGCGGCCAGATAGCGCCGCTACTCGAGCAGGTGCTTGAGCATAACCCGGACACAGTAAAAATAGTACTGAAGAACATGCCTCTCAGGATGCATAAATTTGCCAAACCAGCAGCTTACGCCGCTCTGGCTGCAGGAGAACAGGGAAAGTTCTGGGAGTTTCATGATGAACTTTTTGATAACGCCCCAAAGCTTGACCCGGCGACTATCCTCCAGATAGCCAAAAAACTCGAACTGGATATAGACAAATTCAAAAAAGATATGGCATCTGAAGCAATTGAACAGAAGGTTAACGAGGATCTCGTGGACGCTCAGGAACTTGGTGTCACTGGAACACCCACGATTTTTGTCAATGGTGTAAAGTTTAAGCGTAAGGAAGAACCAGCCGTAATACAACAACTCCAGAAACTTATCGATGAGGAACTTGCCCAGAAGGCCGACTGA
- the clpP gene encoding ATP-dependent Clp endopeptidase proteolytic subunit ClpP gives MNLVPMVVEQSPRGERSFDIYSRLLRERIVFLGTSVGDDVTSSIVAQLLFLEAEDPDKDITFYINSPGGSVTAGLAIYDTMQYVKCDIATLCMGQAASMGALLLAAGTAGKRYALPNSRIMIHQPMGGYQGQASEIDIHAQEILRMRDDLNKILAYHTGHTVKKLQKDTDRDNFMSPLEAQKYGIIDEVLSKRKDKPEDE, from the coding sequence ATGAATCTTGTACCTATGGTTGTTGAGCAGAGTCCTCGTGGTGAGCGTTCCTTTGATATTTATTCAAGGTTACTGAGAGAGCGGATTGTTTTCCTTGGAACTTCTGTCGGAGATGACGTTACCAGCTCCATTGTTGCCCAGCTGCTCTTCCTTGAAGCCGAGGATCCCGATAAAGATATCACCTTTTATATCAATTCACCTGGCGGATCTGTTACTGCAGGACTGGCTATCTATGATACCATGCAATACGTTAAATGTGATATTGCAACCCTCTGTATGGGACAGGCCGCCTCTATGGGGGCGTTGCTCCTTGCTGCAGGTACCGCTGGGAAACGTTATGCCCTCCCAAATTCAAGGATTATGATTCACCAGCCAATGGGCGGGTATCAGGGGCAGGCAAGTGAAATTGATATTCACGCTCAGGAAATTCTCCGGATGCGTGACGACCTGAATAAAATCTTAGCTTATCATACTGGGCATACAGTCAAAAAACTCCAAAAGGACACAGATCGTGATAATTTCATGAGCCCGCTGGAAGCCCAAAAATATGGTATAATTGACGAAGTACTTAGCAAACGAAAGGACAAACCCGAGGACGAGTAA
- the clpX gene encoding ATP-dependent Clp protease ATP-binding subunit ClpX, with protein MDDIENKEHQCNCSFCGKDQGEVAKLIAGPDVFICDECIELCNEIVRDEEAAEISDNQNDLVKQLKPMEMKKHLDDYVIGQDFAKKVLSVAVHNHYKRIDAPVSDDAVELQKSNIILIGPTGSGKTLVAQTLARVLNVPFCIADATTLTEAGYVGDDVENILVNLLQSADHDIERAERGIIYIDEIDKIARKSDSASLTRDVSGEGVQQALLKIIEGTVASIPPKGGRKHPQQELVKIDTTNILFICGGAFVGLDAVVKRRGGRKSIGFGAKVANDKDQKIGEILELVQPEDLLKFGLIPELVGRLPVIATMRELEEEDLIRILKEPRNALTKQYQRLFELENIRLRFTEGALSAIAQKALKRKSGARGLRSVMEAAMLDVMYDLPSKENVQECVISEQVINDGDYPVILYANPSEDKRLESAG; from the coding sequence ATGGACGATATCGAGAATAAAGAACATCAATGTAACTGTTCCTTCTGTGGAAAAGATCAGGGTGAAGTGGCAAAACTTATCGCCGGTCCTGATGTTTTTATTTGTGACGAGTGTATTGAACTCTGTAATGAAATCGTTCGTGATGAAGAGGCTGCAGAAATATCTGACAATCAGAATGATCTGGTAAAACAGCTGAAGCCCATGGAAATGAAGAAACATCTTGATGACTATGTGATTGGGCAGGATTTTGCAAAGAAAGTTCTCTCTGTTGCGGTACACAACCATTACAAGCGCATAGATGCTCCTGTTTCAGATGATGCGGTAGAACTACAGAAATCTAACATTATTCTTATTGGCCCTACTGGCAGCGGGAAAACACTTGTGGCCCAGACTCTTGCCAGAGTACTGAATGTTCCTTTTTGCATTGCCGATGCAACGACTCTTACTGAAGCTGGTTACGTTGGTGATGATGTTGAAAACATTCTTGTTAATCTTCTTCAGTCTGCTGATCATGATATTGAACGTGCCGAACGTGGTATTATCTATATCGATGAGATTGATAAGATTGCCAGGAAATCAGATAGTGCATCTCTTACCCGTGATGTGTCCGGAGAGGGCGTTCAGCAGGCTCTGCTGAAAATCATTGAAGGTACCGTCGCGTCCATTCCTCCCAAGGGCGGTCGCAAACACCCACAGCAGGAACTTGTGAAGATTGACACCACCAATATACTTTTTATCTGTGGCGGAGCTTTTGTCGGTCTTGATGCCGTTGTCAAAAGAAGAGGTGGTAGGAAGTCCATAGGCTTTGGTGCCAAAGTTGCTAATGATAAGGATCAGAAGATTGGAGAGATTCTTGAGTTGGTGCAACCTGAGGATCTGTTAAAGTTTGGTCTTATTCCAGAATTGGTAGGTCGTTTGCCCGTAATTGCAACCATGCGTGAACTTGAGGAAGAAGATCTTATTCGTATCCTGAAGGAGCCTCGAAATGCTCTTACCAAACAGTATCAACGCCTCTTTGAGCTTGAGAACATCCGTCTTCGTTTCACAGAGGGCGCGCTCTCTGCCATCGCTCAAAAGGCACTGAAACGTAAGTCTGGTGCTCGTGGATTACGTTCTGTGATGGAAGCGGCAATGCTTGATGTTATGTATGATTTGCCATCAAAAGAAAATGTTCAGGAATGCGTTATCAGTGAACAGGTTATCAATGATGGTGACTATCCGGTTATCCTGTATGCAAACCCTTCCGAGGATAAACGCCTTGAAAGTGCAGGTTAA
- a CDS encoding PhoH family protein — translation MAEKKTSRDLTFPDNSLAVILYGELNKNLQLVEQNIGVKIHVRGNGVHITGLGHEVDLTADLLEQFYDLLKKDFKIYSSDFAFGLRVLEASPKAKLAKIFLDKVYITAQNRIISPKTQNQKNYIDAIRHNDVVFGIGPAGTGKTYLAVAMAVSALTTGQVRSIILTRPAVEAGEKLGFLPGDLAQKVNPYLRPLYDALSDMLGPDKSADYIEQGIIEIAPLAFMRGRTLNDAFIILDEAQNTTREQMKMFLTRIGFDSAAVITGDVTQVDLPRSEQSGLIHAKGILKNIEGIQFCNFSKQDVVRHPLVQKIIGAYETHSKNK, via the coding sequence ATGGCAGAAAAAAAAACCAGCAGGGATCTCACCTTTCCGGATAACAGTCTGGCTGTCATCCTGTATGGAGAATTAAATAAAAATCTCCAGTTAGTTGAACAAAACATCGGTGTCAAAATTCATGTCCGGGGGAATGGTGTTCATATCACCGGCCTCGGACATGAGGTTGACCTTACAGCCGACCTCCTCGAACAGTTCTACGATCTTCTCAAAAAAGATTTCAAAATATATTCTTCCGACTTTGCCTTTGGCCTGCGTGTTCTCGAAGCAAGCCCAAAGGCAAAACTTGCTAAAATATTTTTAGACAAGGTATATATTACTGCTCAGAACCGTATTATTTCGCCCAAAACCCAGAACCAGAAAAATTACATAGACGCCATCCGCCACAACGACGTTGTTTTCGGGATTGGCCCTGCTGGAACAGGCAAGACCTATCTTGCTGTTGCAATGGCAGTCTCAGCACTGACCACGGGACAGGTTCGATCAATCATCCTGACACGCCCGGCAGTTGAAGCTGGAGAAAAACTCGGTTTTCTTCCTGGTGACCTTGCCCAGAAGGTAAACCCTTATCTACGTCCTCTTTATGACGCCCTAAGCGATATGCTTGGCCCTGACAAAAGTGCCGATTACATTGAGCAGGGAATTATTGAGATTGCACCACTTGCATTTATGCGTGGCAGAACCTTGAACGACGCTTTTATTATTCTCGATGAAGCGCAAAACACCACCCGGGAACAGATGAAGATGTTTCTCACTCGGATAGGTTTTGACTCAGCAGCCGTTATCACCGGCGATGTTACTCAGGTTGACCTACCACGCTCTGAGCAATCCGGATTGATCCATGCCAAGGGTATTCTTAAAAACATTGAAGGGATTCAGTTCTGCAATTTCTCAAAACAGGATGTGGTACGGCACCCTCTTGTTCAGAAAATTATTGGTGCCTATGAAACCCATTCAAAAAACAAATAA
- a CDS encoding pyridoxine 5'-phosphate synthase — protein MGAHFTFNYDTSLFRINEKLLQRRASWLMRQNRVSDYDVSVLFVDDEEISWLNSNYRDKQGPTNVLSFPFSSGNDQIDIPYVASVKELGDIIISVETAQREAVELDVSLHDRLTWLLTHGLLHLLGYDHERSEDEAFAMWELEKKLISQLHNSRSSQMTNLAINVDHVATVRNARGITEPDPVAAAAICELAGAAGIVVHLREDRRHINDRDVRLLRETIKTRMNLEMGANKEIIEIAISLKPDMVTLVPEKRQELTTEGGLDVVGQKKKLAKTIKRMDNAGIPVSLFIDPDVKQVKAAHSIGATYVEIHTGRYCDATTETDREKEYQLIATAAEEAYQMGLRVNAGHGLDYQTTARIAALDTIEELSIGHAIIARAVFVGLDQAVREMKQIVHDASMIY, from the coding sequence ATGGGCGCCCATTTTACTTTTAATTATGACACCTCACTTTTTCGGATAAACGAAAAACTCCTGCAACGACGCGCATCATGGCTTATGCGCCAAAATCGTGTTTCCGATTATGATGTTTCTGTTCTGTTTGTCGATGATGAAGAAATCAGCTGGCTGAACAGCAATTATCGTGACAAACAGGGGCCAACCAATGTTCTTTCCTTTCCCTTCTCCTCCGGAAATGATCAAATTGATATCCCCTATGTCGCCTCCGTAAAAGAACTTGGCGACATTATTATCTCAGTCGAAACTGCCCAGAGGGAAGCAGTTGAGCTTGATGTCTCCCTTCATGACCGCCTTACATGGCTTCTCACACATGGTCTCCTCCACCTTCTCGGATACGACCATGAGCGTTCTGAAGACGAGGCCTTTGCCATGTGGGAACTTGAAAAAAAACTTATTTCCCAATTACATAATTCCAGGAGTAGTCAAATGACCAATTTAGCAATCAATGTCGATCATGTTGCAACCGTTCGTAATGCTCGTGGTATAACAGAGCCGGATCCTGTTGCAGCTGCCGCCATATGTGAACTTGCAGGTGCAGCCGGAATCGTGGTTCATTTGCGTGAAGACAGACGCCACATCAATGATCGTGATGTTCGCCTGCTTCGGGAGACCATAAAAACCCGAATGAATCTGGAAATGGGCGCAAATAAAGAAATTATTGAGATAGCCATTTCCCTCAAACCTGACATGGTAACCCTGGTTCCTGAAAAACGTCAAGAACTCACGACTGAAGGCGGTTTGGATGTTGTCGGTCAAAAAAAGAAATTGGCCAAAACAATAAAACGTATGGATAATGCTGGAATTCCGGTTTCACTTTTTATAGATCCTGATGTTAAGCAGGTAAAAGCAGCCCATTCAATCGGGGCCACTTACGTGGAAATTCACACAGGACGTTACTGCGATGCCACCACCGAAACCGATCGGGAAAAAGAATACCAGCTTATCGCAACTGCAGCTGAAGAAGCCTACCAGATGGGACTAAGAGTGAATGCGGGACACGGGCTCGATTACCAGACCACGGCTCGAATAGCTGCACTTGACACCATCGAGGAACTCTCCATAGGCCATGCTATTATTGCACGTGCTGTTTTTGTGGGGCTTGACCAAGCGGTAAGGGAAATGAAACAAATCGTTCACGATGCATCAATGATCTATTAG